From the genome of Tachysurus fulvidraco isolate hzauxx_2018 chromosome 20, HZAU_PFXX_2.0, whole genome shotgun sequence, one region includes:
- the LOC113638315 gene encoding alpha-1B adrenergic receptor-like has protein sequence MNTNDWIKPLIRASMCFFGILGNNWLAFRSIPKSRSQLRTNDILFVNLAVSNLITNYLVDLPDTIDFVVHWTGRYCTVFSFCSNLSETSSILTTMFITVYWHQKLVGSLKRGGAPVQMDNLHLITALLTGSWAFATVFSIPHFFFISSDILNQSFSDCMERSSFQDARQAYEMVYLTLANLVPIIGIVFASIQIAVTLVQNERRVKNSTNVFSRKGNEKKPPPETTSKDRTSNVVNNVQDQRQGVQKSKDKSSSSASNQVRAAKSVVTVATVFLICWLIHLTLSITITIYDSTIVAEIISYIGGTYTCLIPYMYLHGMRKLNCSSRG, from the coding sequence ATGAATACGAACGACTGGATAAAGCCTTTAATAAGAGCATCCATGTGCTTTTTTGGAATCCTTGGTAACAACTGGTTGGCTTTTCGTTCTATACCAAAATCCAGATCTCAGCTCCGAACTAACGACATCCTATTTGTCAACTTGGCTGTGTCCAATTTGATTACCAATTACTTGGTGGACCTACCAGACACCATAGACTTTGTAGTCCACTGGACAGGAAGATACTGCACTGTGTTCAGTTTCTGCTCCAACCTCTCGGAGACCAGCAGCATCTTGACCACCATGTTCATCACTGTGTACTGGCATCAGAAGCTTGTGGGCTCTCTGAAGCGTGGAGGAGCTCCTGTGCAGATGGACAACCTCCACCTCATCACAGCACTGCTGACAGGGAGCTGGGCTTTTGCGACAGTATTCAGTAtccctcatttttttttcatctcttcaGACATTTTGAACCAAAGTTTCAGTGACTGCATGGAACGATCCTCATTCCAAGATGCCAGGCAAGCCTATGAGATGGTGTACCTTACACTGGCAAATCTTGTTCCGATCATTGGCATTGTTTTTGCAAGCATCCAAATTGCAGTCACACTTGTACAGAATGAGAGACGGGTGAAAAATTCCACAAACGTGTTTAgtagaaaaggaaatgaaaagaagCCGCCTCCAGAAACCACCTCCAAAGACAGAACATCCAATGTTGTAAATAACGTCCAAGACCAACGACAAGGGGTCCAAAAGTCTAAAGACAAATCCAGCTCCTCTGCAAGTAATCAGGTTAGGGCTGCCAAGAGCGTGGTGACCGTGGCCACCGTTTTCCTCATCTGCTGGCTAATTCACCTAACGCTCAGCATTACCATCACCATTTACGACTCCACTATAGTAGCAGAAATAATCAGCTATATAGGAGGAACTTATACATGTTTAATACCTTATATGTACTTGCATGGCATGAGAAAGTTGAACT
- the LOC113638314 gene encoding gonadotropin-releasing hormone II receptor-like yields the protein MDTESLIKTIIRGIMCLAGIIGNNWLCISSLPKSISQLRTSEALFINLAVSNLITNYMVDTLDIFENEDMPVGNLFCRFRFFLPEFSETSSLLTTTVITVYWHQKLVGSLKHGGAPVRMDNLQVIAMLLTATWTFSFFFNLPHFVLSGVSSGNMTAAECEEVLPSAEAEQAYNIVYTILTNVFPICVVLYASSQIAITLIENENRMKNMGEEVKNEGNASNNKSEDNTNNVSTVTKSKAQAKTGGLVRAAKSVMAVAILFLICWTTHLIVRITDSISPTSVISDIESFIGASYISTIPYIYLYGVQKLTCSTC from the coding sequence CTGCCAAAATCTATTTCTCAGCTTCGAACTAGCGAAGCTCTCTTTATAAACTTGGCTGTATCCAATCTGATCACTAATTATATGGTGGACACCCTCGACATTTTCGAAAACGAAGATATGCCTGTGGGAAATTTGTTTTGCAGATTTCGATTTTTCCTACCTGAATTCTCGGAGACCAGCAGCCTTTTGACCACCACAGTAATAACTGTTTACTGGCATCAGAAGCTTGTGGGCTCTCTGAAGCATGGAGGAGCTCCTGTACGAATGGATAACCTCCAAGTCATTGCCATGCTGCTGACAGCAACCTGGACCTTCTCATTTTTCTTCAACCTTCCTCATTTTGTGTTATCCGGTGTAAGCAGTGGGAACATGACTGCCGCAGAATGTGAGGAAGTGCTGCCATCGGCAGAAGCCGAGCAAGCCTACAATATAGTGTACACGATACTCACAAATGTGTTTCCAATTTGTGTGGTTCTTTATGCAAGCAGCCAGATTGCGATTACGCTGATAGAGAATGAAAATAGAATGAAGAATATGGGTGAAGAAGTAAAAAATGAAGGGAACGCCTCAAACAACAAAAGTGAAGACAACACCAATAATGTATCAACAGTTACCAAGTCCAAGGCACAAGCTAAAACAGGAGGTTTGGTGAGGGCTGCCAAGAGCGTGATGGCAGTGGCCATTCTTTTCTTAATTTGTTGGACAACTCACCTCATTGTCAGAATAACCGATTCCATCTCACCAACCAGTGTGATATCGGACATAGAGAGCTTTATAGGTGCATCCTATATAAGCACCATTCCTTATATTTATCTGTACGGTGTGCAAAAGCTGACCTGCTCGACATGTTAA